AGACGCTCGAAGACCTCGACCGAGAGCGCGCCGTCTACCTCCCCGTTCTCGAAGTCCTCTGCGAGGCGATCGAAGGCGGTCCGATCCGCCTCGGTTTCGAGGGCGATCCGCTTGGAGACGTCCACGTTCGCGTCGCCGTCCTCGGTCAGCGTGATCTCGATCGTCTGGGAGCTGTTGTTGGCGTTCGAGGACGTATCGCCGGTCTGTCCCGCCGCCGGCTCCGCGCCGACGGTCAGGCCCCCGACGAGAGCCACCAGACAGAGGCCGCATACGACGGCGACGGACACCCGCATACAGTAGCGTGGTTGCCGGGGGGAGAAAATGCTTTCCATGCTAAATAAACCGGCGCACAACGATCTCGAAATCCGATAGTTTCAAATATCAAGACATTATTCTATGCCGGATTACTTTTGTACTAGAAGGGTTATACGTGATCTACATGTCTCGGCTGCCCGCGCTGGTCCTCACGGCAATTCTGGTCTGTTCGCTGCCCGCCCTTGGCGTTCCGGGAGCGATCGGTCAGTCGCCGGCCCCCGCGATCGGTTCGCCGGCGGGAGCCCAGCCGGCCATCGAGGGAGGGTCGATCGACTGGCTCGCGTTGTCGGAGGGACCGGCCGCCAGCGGCGAGGGCTACGTCGCGATCGACTTCGGGGCGACCCTCGCGGACGATTCGAGCCGGCTAGAGGCGCGCTACGACGAACACCGCGTCGATGCCCGGATCGAGAACGCCGACTCCGACGCCCAGCGGCGGGCGATCATCCGTGAGGAGTCGGATCAACTGGAGGAGTCGGTCGCCCAACTCCGAGAACGCGAGCGGGCCGCGTACGCGGCGTATTACGAGAGCCAGCGGACCGAGCGGGACCTGCTCGCGGAGCTGGCCGTGATCCACACCAACGCGGTCGCCCTCGAGGCGGCGGTGGCCTCGATCGAGGACCACGACGCCACCACCCCGGGCGTCTCGCTCGACGGCGAACTGGAGGAGATGGAGGTCGCCACGCGCACGATGCAGGGACCGGTCCGCGAGCGGGTCGCGGCGATGATCCACGGCGAGGCCGAGCCGACCCGGGTCCACGTCGAGAGCGACGGCGACGGGGTCGTTCTCGCGCTCATCGAGGGCGAGCAGTTCCACCGTGAAGCCCACCGGCTCGGCAATCGCGATACCGACGCCGAGGCCCAGTACACGAGCCTCGGGGAGTCAGAAGAGCGCATCGCGGAACTCTATCCCTCGGTCTTCTCGGAGGCCCGCTGGAGTTACAGCGAGGTCGGCCACGGCACCCATCGGGGGACCGCCAACCATCCGCAGGGCTCGCTGACGGTGTTTCTCGACACCGCGACCGGCGACGTCTACCGCGAGTTCCAGACGCTCCGGCTCGACCGACTCGACACGGAGACTGCCGTCGTCGAAACCGGGGACGGCGTGACCGTCACGGTCGGCCTGACCGCCCCGGGCGGGCCGGCGAAAGTGATGGTGACCGCGACCGGAAGCGGCGCAGCGCTCTCCGGGGAGGTGACGCTCAACGACCGGGTCGTCGGGGAGACCGACGACGGGACGGTCTGGTTCGTCGCCCCCCGCGATTCGGTGACCGGCGCGGTGAACGCCGGCGGCGAGGAAATCGAGTTCACGGTCCCGGGCGACAGCGCCGATCAGGAGAGCGCACGCGCCACCGAAGGTTCATAACCCGTCGGAGGACCACCGGGGGTCGTGGAACGAGCAGTCTCCCCCGTCATCGGCGTCGTCCTGCTGGTCGCCTGTACGGTGCTGTTGAGCGCGACCGTCGGCGCGATGGTGCTGGCCTACGAGCCTGCCGAACCGGCCTCGACGGTCGTCGTCAGCGGCGCGGTCGACGCCGACGGGAACGAACTCACACTCATCCTCGATCGGGGTGGCCCCCTCGACACTCGGGAGCTCTCGGTCGTCGTCGAAGTCGACGGCGAGCCCCTCGAAACACAGCCGACGGTGCCCGCCTACTCCCAGAGCGGCTTTACCGGCTTCCCGAGTGGCCCCTTCAACGCCGGGACCGATCCGGAGTGGAACCGGGGCGAGTCTGCGAGCCTCACGGTCGCGAAGACGACGAACGGCCCCCAACCCGTCCCCGGCAGCAGCGTCGAGGTTCGGATCTACGAGAACGACCTTCCCGTCGCCACCGTCGAGGCGACAGCCGAATGAGTCGGTGACTCACTCGGTGACGTGCGCGACCGAGGTGATCGCGATGTCGGGGTC
The DNA window shown above is from Halalkalicoccus jeotgali B3 and carries:
- a CDS encoding DUF7096 domain-containing protein — encoded protein: MSRLPALVLTAILVCSLPALGVPGAIGQSPAPAIGSPAGAQPAIEGGSIDWLALSEGPAASGEGYVAIDFGATLADDSSRLEARYDEHRVDARIENADSDAQRRAIIREESDQLEESVAQLRERERAAYAAYYESQRTERDLLAELAVIHTNAVALEAAVASIEDHDATTPGVSLDGELEEMEVATRTMQGPVRERVAAMIHGEAEPTRVHVESDGDGVVLALIEGEQFHREAHRLGNRDTDAEAQYTSLGESEERIAELYPSVFSEARWSYSEVGHGTHRGTANHPQGSLTVFLDTATGDVYREFQTLRLDRLDTETAVVETGDGVTVTVGLTAPGGPAKVMVTATGSGAALSGEVTLNDRVVGETDDGTVWFVAPRDSVTGAVNAGGEEIEFTVPGDSADQESARATEGS
- a CDS encoding type IV pilin — its product is MERAVSPVIGVVLLVACTVLLSATVGAMVLAYEPAEPASTVVVSGAVDADGNELTLILDRGGPLDTRELSVVVEVDGEPLETQPTVPAYSQSGFTGFPSGPFNAGTDPEWNRGESASLTVAKTTNGPQPVPGSSVEVRIYENDLPVATVEATAE